The DNA segment CCATATTTTAACCAAGTAGCTAAACCATCTACAAAGAATTCATCATCAAACGCTTCTGACCATAAACGTGAATAATTTTTACCTAAACTGGTCATCGTACCCGCTAAACACAACATGCCCACCAGACCCGGCCATGTACCATCAAAGTTAGCCAGCAGTAAAATAGGGCCACGATGGTGTGCTAAAGAAGAGGCAATATGGTGTGAATATTGCCATGCAGTTAATAACACAATCACTGGTGCATCAGGATCGATTGCAGCAAACATATCGCAACCTTCGCGCTGACTGCTGATAAAACCATGACCGCGAGCTTCATTAATCTCATGAGCGCGCTTCATTTTGTAACCTAGAGCTTCTAATGCTACAGCCAGTTTATCCTCAAATTTTTTCTGTACAGGCCAGCATGTTACGTTTGCAGGCTCTCGTAAATCTGCGTTGGTAACCATCAGGATCTCTTTTTGACCTGCGGTGATGGTTGTCGGTAATTTTGGTAGATTTAAGTTCAACATAAGATATCCCTGGTAAGGTAAACTCGGTTCATAATCGGAAAAATTAGTAGTCAGCAATCTGACATCATTTCGTTATAACGTTGCTGATCTTGATACATCTGCAAATAAACTTGATATTTAGCCTGATGGAAGGCAAACGTGCTGCTATCTGGCGTGATAATGCCACCTTCTCGCACCATTGCGCTGGCAGCGCTAGAGAAATCATCAAAGGCTTTACATGCTACGGCACCTAATAATGCAGCCCCTAAATTCACCGCATCTTCTTCTTGTGCTAAATGGATTTCACGACCTGTCGCATTGGCGTATTCGCGTAGCCACAATGGATTTTTCGTTGCACCACCACACATCACAATACGATTGATTTGATGTCCCGCATCTTCAAGTGTGTCGATAATATGGCGTGTGCCATAAGCAATAGATTGCAGTGTCGCAAGGTAATAACGCGCTAAGGCAACACGGCCACTTTCCAGCGTTAATCCGCTTACCATGCCTTTGGCTGCGGGATTGGCGCGCGGAGAGCGATTACCATGGTGATCAGCTAACACATGAAACTGTGCGGTTGGATATTGTTCTGTTTCTTCCAATTCAGCGACAGCTTCATTTAATAAGGCGTAGTAATTCACCCCTTTTTCATTCGCTTCTTGTTCTAATTCAGCCCATGATTCATGACGACGAATAGACCACTCGACTAACGCACCCGCAGCACTTTGACCGCCTTCATTTAGCCATAATTCAGGTAACATCGCGCCAAAGTAAGGTCCCCAAACACCCGGCACCATAATGGGATATTGACTTACGATCATATGGCAATTAGACGTACCACTGATAATTGCCAAACTGCCTTCAGGTTGTGATGCCGTTAATGCCAAGCCACCCGCATGTGCGTCAATAATGCCAGAAGCAACAATGACACCTGTGTGCAAGCCAAACGCGTTGGCAACCGACTCATCTAAGCAACCGGCTTGTTCACCTAACGCAAGGATGGTTTGTGGTACTTTTTCTAATAATTCATCCAAACCGACATCGGCTAACAAACTCTCACTAAATTGTCCCTGATGTGCTAAATAGTTCCATTTACAGGTTAATGTACAGGTACTTGCTACATCTCCTGATGTTGCTTTCCAAACTAAAAAATCAGCTAAATCAAAGAATCGCCATACGTTTTGATAACGCTCTGGATAATGATTTTTTAGCCATAGAATTTTTGGCAACTCCATTTCAATACTCACTTCACCACCGACATATCGCAGTGAAGGATCATTGGTCAGATTGATGGTGACTGTTTCTTGTACAGCACGGTGATCCATCCACATGATGATATCTTGCTCCGCTTTACCACTTGGTGAAACAGAAAGCCCTTTACCGTCTTTACCCACTGCAACTAAAGAACAAGTGGCATCAAAACCAATAGATTTCACATGGATAGGATCAATAGCAGATAACGCCACCGACTCTTTTACAGTAGTGCAAACTTGCTGCCAAATATCGGTAGATGATTGCTCAACGAAATCCGTTTTTGGACGAAATTGAGCAATAGGGCGGACAGAAAAGCCCAAACGCTTTCCATTGCTATCAAATACCGCTGCACGGACACTGGCTGAGCCAACATCAACGCCAATAAAATATTGTTGTTCCATGCGAACCCTCATCATTTGCTAACGCTATGCTAATTTTTGCTACGTCGAGTTAGCAAGTTAATTCGAGCATGACGAAAAAACAATCACAATAAGATTGGTTTGTGATGCAGATCTACATAGATAACTTAATGTTATGATTTTATTGATAATTTATTTATTTGGCTTTATGCGTTATTGATATGATGTACTGAATCGATTATGTTCGTTATAAAACTAACGAACATTTAATTAATAAAATAAGTAAAAGCACTTATAAAAATAGGATTATTTCGACAATAAATACCCTTTGATAAAAAGATATCTCGCTAATAATGAGAGATATTATTCAAAAAATAATTAAATAAAGAAAAACAATAATATTCCTATTGCTATAACGCTCTATTACTTTATTTTTAATAAGTTAATTTAAATTTATATATTCTTTTTTGGAGCATTTAATTATGTTGAAAAATATTACTATTAGTCTTTCCCTACTTCTTATTTCCTCTTGTGCCTTCTCAGCAACATTAGCTGAAAAAGAATTACAACAAAAATTTGAAGATAATATTCAATCTCGTGTTGTCGATTTAAATAAAAGCTGTGATACCAATATAAAGGTGGCTTTTGATTGGTCGGCATTTACTGCTGATGATTTAAAAACAACAGGTGTTGATAGTTATTGTAGCGAAGGATTAAAAGGCGTAATTAATACTTGTGAAAGCTCGAAAATAGCACAAGAAACGGTAAAAGAAAAAATACAGAATATTACCTGCTCTAAAGCAACACCTCGTCGTGTTGAACTCAAAGATGGCACGCTAAACTTTGGTATTGATTTCAATGCTGCAAACGATGCAAAAGCAGTTCAAGAACATTTAATGAATAATCTTTAATTTTTGCCAATAAAAAGCAGCAATATTTTATTGCTGTTTTTTATTACCACTTATTGATTAAATAACGGATTGAATTAATTTTTTTGAATAATCCTGCGTGACTTTACCTAGGTTATTTATCTCACACAATTCAATATTTTTACCTTGTAAAAAGAACATCACTTTATCGCAGAAATAAGCCACCGTTTGAATATCATGACTAATAAAAAGATAAGAGAGTGTAAATTCTTCTTTTAACTGTTTTAATAAATCTAATATTTGAACTTGAGTGGGAATATCTAAAGAGCTAAGCGCTTCGTCTAATACAATAAGCTTTGGATAAGAGGCTAATGCGCGGCATAAACATACTCTTTGAGCCTGCCCTCCAGAAAGCTCAAATATATAACGTGTATAACAGCTTCTAGGTAATTCTACTTTATCTAAAAAAGCAAAAATAAGTGTTTTCAATGCTTGAGTGCTAATACTTGGATTAACGATTTTAATCGGCTCCGCAATAATTTCGCTGACCGTTAATGTCGGATTAACCGAGGTCATATAATCTTGAAAAACAATACTGATTATACCTTGGCGATGAAGCCGTTTGGTAACAGGCTTCTTATTTAAAAAAATAGCCCCGCTATCAGGTAACTCTAATCCACAAATTAAACGCGCTAAGGTACTTTTACCACTGCCACTTTCACCCACTAAACCAAAAGCTTCACTCGAATGAATATTAAAAGAGAGTGAGTCGATAACCTTCACTTTTTCACCAAATAGTGTGTTATTTTTTTGAGTATAATACTTACTGATATTCTCAACGTTTAATAACATAAACCCTCTTTTATTATGCTGATATTAATCCATTTTTTGATTAATCAATTGCTCGAAACGTAATGAAAGCTGTTGGCGTGCCTTAATTAAATAACGTGTATATTCTTGTGTTGGATGCGATAAAACGGTTATTTTCTCGCCACATTCAACCATTTTTCCTTTTTGCATCACTAATATATCGTCAGCAATTTTATTGACTATCCCTAAGTCATGAGAAATAAAAATCAGTGTTGAATGATGAGTCGTGACGATATGCTGTAGCAGTTTTAAAATATCTTGGCGAAGAGGTGCATCAAGTGCCGTTGTCGGTTCATCTGCAATTAATAATTTCGGTGATAAGGCAAGTGCAATCGCAATCATCACACGTTGTAATTGCCCACCACTTAATTGGTGAGGAAATTTTTGCATAACAGATTGAAATTGATCAGGAAACACATGAGATAATGCCAGCTCAGTTTCTTCTATGGCGCGCTTTTTAGAATAGGAAAAATGGTAGATTAACGTTTGGCAAAATTGCTTTCCTATTCTCATCAGAGGATCAAAAGCACTCATGCCATTTTGCACAATCACACCTAAAGATGTCCCCAATAAAGCTCTACGTTGAGAAAGCGTCTCATGACCGATTTTCTTCCCATTCAAAAAAATCTCCCCTGACATGGCTAATTGTTCAGGTAACAATCCCATAATGGCTTTACTAATCAAACTTTTGCCACTGCCGCTTTCGCCTACAATCGCTAATGTACGCCCTTGCTTTATCGAGAAAGAGATATCATCAACCAGTTTTTTTCCGCTTTCTTGATGAGTAATAGAAACACGCTCAAGCGTCAGTAAGTTGTTCATGCTTTTCTCCTACTGACTGACGATTATCTGGATCAAACACATCACGTAAGAAATCGCCCCAAAAATTAAATGCAGTAACAACAATCGTGATAGCAATCCCAGCGGGTAACATTTGTTCTGGATGTAATACCATGACATTTTTTGCTTCACTAAGCATATTTCCCCATTCTGGCGTTGGTGGTTGTACACCTAACCCTAAAAAAGAGAGTGCCGAGATCATTAAAATAACACTACCAATATCCGTTGATGCTAAAACAATAGTTTCAGCAAAGGTGACGGGTAATAAATGACGCCGTAAAATATGACGAGAAGGAGCGCCAATGACCTGCGCGTATGCAATGTAATTACGATGGGAATATTGGCGAACAACCCCTCTGATCATTCTGGCGTACCATGCCCATTTCACTAAAATAACGGCAATTAAGATATTACCAATACCCGGTCCCATTATTCCCACTAGCGCTAAGATCATAATTTCTGCGGGAAATGACAAAACCACATCACATAAACGCATAATTAATGTATCTGTCTTGCCATGGAAAAATCCGGCTAACATTCCCATTAACCAACCAACCATTAATGTCACACTCATGGCTAATAAGGCATAAAATACCGTCGTTCTTATACCAAACAATAACCTTGAAAAGATACAGCGCCCTAAATTATCCGTACCTAACGGGTAATCAAAGCTTATGGGTTTAAATTTCAAACGTATCGAAGTTAATGTGGGATCATGCGGTGCCAACCAAGGGGCGAATATTCCGGCAATAACTACAATCATCATCACCAATAAACACAGTTGGGCGCTTTTATCTTTTCCGAGTCGTTGCCAAAAAAGCCGCCACATCATTATCTCCTTAACCGTGGATCAGCCATCATTTGAATGACGTCCATCAGAAAATTAAAAAAGAGAAATAACAGTGACATCAATAAAATATAAGCTTGTATCATCGGATAATCACGACCAAATATAGCACTGATACATAGTCGCCCTATTCCCGGCCAAGCAAAAATATTCTCAATCACTACCGTACCCGCAATAAGCTTCGGAATACTCATCCCCAATGCCGTTAAACTGGAATACAGCGAATTACGTAAAATATGACGACGTAAAATAAGATTATCGGGTAATCCACGCGTTTTGGCATAAAAGACATAAGGCTGATGCCATTGATTTAACATCGCACCGCGTAATAGCCGTAAATAAGTACCGATATACCCTAAAGAGAGCGCCAGAGCAGGCAAAATAACAGACTGAGGCGACAACATTCCGCTGACAGGCAACCAATCTAAATAAATAGCGACGCCCCAAATTAATAGCAATCCTAACCAATAATTAGGAATAGCCGTTAAAATAAACACGATGAAACGGATACATTTATCTGCAACACTTTGAGGTTTAGCCACGCACCATAATGCTAAAGGAAGTGTCAGAATAATAATAAAGAATAGCGCGGTAGAGGCCAGCCAAAGTGTTGGCGGTAATGCCCGTAACATCTCTTGAATAACAGGGGTTCTTGTAAGAAAAGAAGTACCAAAATCGAGTTGTAAACCTGCCATTAACCACAAAAAGTAACGCGTAAAAAAAGGCTTATCTAACCCTAATTCATGGCGCATACCTTCAATAGCTTCGGGTGTTGGTACTATTTCATTGACGCGTAGTGCGACTTCCGCAGGATCAGACGGCGCTAATTCCAACAGAATAAAGGCAATAAATGAAATGATCAGCGCCAGTGGAAATATCGCCAGCACTCTCCAAAATATATAACGTAGCATAAGATTTGGTCAGTGAAGCACGTTGATAATACGTGCCTCACTTATTTTGGTTACTCTTATTGATGCATTAATTAAGGCTTAAAGCGCATCTTTTCAAACGGTATTTCATATTGTGATGGATTAAAGCCTACGTTTTCTAATTCACTACGATGAATTGCCTTAGTGCGTGAATAAGTTAACGGAATATACACAGCTTGCGCCGCTAATGAGGTAAACAAGGTTTTATAGAGTTCCTGACGACGTGCTTCATTAGGGGTAATTAATAACTCGCCAATCATGGCATCCAATTGGGCTTTATTTGCCAACCCTTTTTGCCCTTGGTAATCTGCGTGAGCCGGTATTCTAAAGGATGAAACAAAAGAAGCTGGATCGTAAGGTGTTCCCCATGAGAGTGAATATTGTAAATCAAAATCACCATTTTTTTGTCTATCTAAATAGGCTTGTTTTTCTTCGCCTAAAATTGTTAAACCGACACCAATCTTTTTAAAGTCATCTTGAATAAGCTCGGCTATCTCTTTCTCGACGGCATTATTCACATTATAAGAGAGCAATAACTGTAATTTCTCACCTTGTTTCTCGCGGATAGCCTGACCTTTTGGTAATACCCAGCCCTCGGCTTCTAATAACTCAATTGCTTTTGTTGGTTGATAAGCATAAGTTGGGGAAGCAAAATCACAGTAAGGCACACTGCGCGCCATTAAAGTATCAGCAACTTTTTCACTACCCGCTAAAATACCTTGTGCAATCCCTTCTTTATCAACCGCATATTGTAATGCTTGGCGAACTTTTTGGCTGGATGTCATTGCACGGCTACTATTAAGCACAATCGCACGAGAAGCGATCGGTGCGCTCATTTCAGTTTTGAATTTATCTGACGCCATAAGAGCTTCAAATGAATCCATATCTAACATGTCGCCATCTGCACCAAAAATAAGCTGAATATCCCCTTTTTGTAGAGAAAGTAACATGGTTTGTCTATCGGGGATCACTCGCCACATCACACCATTTAATACGGGCTTCTCTCCCCAATAATTTGGATTAACTTTAAACTGAGCATATTGGTCTTTTTTATGCTCAGTTAATACCCAAGGCCCCGTACCAATATAGTTGGCAACACCCGTTTTGGTTTTGCCATTAATAAAAGAATTTGGCGAAATAAAGCGGAATGGGCGAGTTAAACCTAATTCGGTTAATGTTGGGTAATAAGGATTTTTTAGATTTAATTTAACCGTGAATTCATCAACAATTTCAACGTTATCAATCTGACGAACTAACTCTAACCACGCATGGCGTTCATAGTTGTCTAGCACCGCTTCAATATTTAATTTTACTGCTTTAGCATTAAAGGGTTCGCCATCGCTAAAAGTCACATCATGACGTAAAAAGAAAGTGTAGTTCTTTCCATCAGGAGAAATATCCCAACGCTCCGCTAAATAAGGTGCAACACCTTTTTCGGTATTTAATACAAGGGATTCAAATACCATGTTTTGAGCCGCCATCTCACCAGAGTAGAGATGCGGGTTAATATCACGAATGTCTTTTGTACTGGCATAATCCAACATATTATTACTTTTATCTGCTAATGCGGGGAAAGCACATGCAAGTGTTAATAATAAGGTTGGAAACACTGAAAATAAGGGCTTCACGTTATTCTCCTTTAATCATCTATTCTTTGTTTTTGTGCGTGGATCATAAACATGGGTGTTGAACCATAATTGATTTTTTCTTCTTCGTTCCACACAAAATCACCAATCTGAGTATCTATCATATATCGACTAAAACCGACTTCTAACAAGGTATTAATATCCCATTGTGGGCGTTTAATTTGACTTAACGGTAATTGGCGAGCAATTCGTTCCATCTCTTTGGTATCTGTATTGACGTAGTGATCTTCAACTTGTTTTTCAGCCGAACGCTCTCTATCGGCCACAAAACCTTGCCAGTAGTTTTCATCAAAAAGATGTAAATACCAATTAGCATCAAAATTAATCAAACTACCGCCCGGTTTTAATACACGAAACCACTCCGAATACGCTTGTTCAGGTGCCTTTAAATTCCATGTCACGTTGCGACTAACCACTAAATCGAATTGTTCACTGGCAAAAGGTAATTGGTGTACATCACCACGAATAAATTGAATATTTGCCTGATGTGTTTGCGCATTGTGTTTAGCTTCCAGCAACATACCCTGCGTTGCATCAATCGCGGTGACATCATGACCCGATAACGCTAATAAAATGGCAAAAAAACCTGGCCCCGTACCAATATCAAGCACTTTTAAGGTTTCACCTTCTTTGATATGCCCTAATAACAGATGACGCCATTTCTGTTGTTTTTCGCTCAGCAATTCCTGTTGATTAGACTCACTATAACTTTCAGCTCTGATATTCCAGTAGCGCGTTACATCATTAAGTAATTGGTTATTATTTATTTTATTTGTCATCAGAAACCTGCTGTTATATCAACGTAAAGAGAGGAATAAATTCCTCTAAAAGCGAATGATTTGGCTATTTTTTAGTGTGGGTAACATACCTTGTAACGCCTTGCTGCTCTATGTGCTATATCAATATTCACCAGTACTCAATAAGGATGAACTGCCAATTTGCGATCTTTATCTTTAACATAAATGCGCATCCTAATGGGAGTGAAGATAAATAAGCAAATGGATTATTTTCCCTGTTAAAATAGAGAAATAAATTGAGCGAATTTAGAAATAAAATTTAAATTTGTCTTATATTAAAAAAACGAGCGCTTTAATTTCACCTTTTTTATAAAACCGTTATAGTCAATAATATTGCTATCTTAAATTGCTTTCTTTAAACGAATATAGCCGTCACATAAGGCTCTCTAAAATATGAATCGAATCTCACGATTAACGGCTGATATTACCCGCGCCGATTTTGCTTTAACCCATCAACAGCAATTACTCCAATTGCTGACTCAACACTTTCCGACTAAGTATCGCTCTCTATTTGCGACGCCAGAGAAAAAGTCGGATGACGTGGTTGAATGGTATTCGCCTGTTTCTGGTAATCCTGTCGCTTTAACATCGTTACAAGGGCAAGAGCAGCAAGAAATAAGACGTATTTTAGATGAACGCCTTAACGATATTAAAACGCAAACGGCGCTATTAGCATCGCAAAATAGAATTACGGATGAAGAGCGCCATATTTTAGATACGGCATCCACGCTACCTGATAGTGAAAGTGTCTATATTATTAATGGGCAACCCGTTATTACTTGGTGGCCACGCACAACACCATTACCACCCCCTATTGCACAAGTTACCGCAGGTGCAAGTGCCGCGGCTGCGGGTGCCGCACTTGCCAATATACCCGCCAAAACACGTAACCGCTGGCTACGTTGGTTATTACTACTGTTATTCTTACTGTTTTTGATCTTATTGGCATCTTGGCTGAAAGGCTGTTTTGATCCGAAAGCATTTCCTCCTGTGGTTGAAGAGAAACCAGCCGTTGTCATACCGCCACAACCAGAGCCTGTTCCGGAGCCAGAGCCAATCCCTGAACCCGCGCCAGAACCTGAACCAGAGCCTGAACCTGTACCAGAACCCACTCCAGTACCTGAGCCAGAGCCAGCACCTAAGCCTGTGCCAGTGAAAAAACTCACTCCATTAGAAGCTTGTGTACAAGATGAAGTGAAAAAAACGGGTGTGACAGAGAAAACGGCAAATGCGACTTGTGAAAACCGCTTAGCAAACAAAATTAAGCAAATGTGCCCTGCCGATCGCCCTGCGGAACTTGCGCCTCAAGTGATCCTCATCTTTGATGCTTCCGGCTCTATGGCGCTGAGCATGAGTTTAACAGAAAGTGATTTAGACTATATCGCTTCAACTGGACAACTTTTCCCAGGTTATGATGCCGAACCTCGACGGATCACAACAGCAAGAAACGCAGCAATAAAAATCATTAATAACATTCCGTCAGATATGAAAATTACCACCGTTGTGGCATCTGACTGTGGTGTGGTGAAATCCAGCCCTGCTTATGGCGGTAATGAAAGATCAAAATTACTCAGTTACATTAAGCGTATTGAGCCAGATAGTGGCACACCATTAGCCGAATCTATTAAACGTGCAGGTAATTTAATTAAAGGCAATAATCGTGACACTATTATTGTGTTGTTATCAGACGGTTTAGAGTCTTGCGATCAAGATCCTTGTGCGGCAGCCAGAACCTTAAAACGCGCTCATCCTCGTGCCGTCATTAATGTGGTGGATATTTTAGGTACAGGCGCAGGTAACTGTGTGGCGAATGCAACTGGCGGTCAAGTCTTCACCGCGCGTAATGCGAATGAAGTCAGTTTAATGACTCGAAAAGCGATTGAAGATTATATTCCAAAGAACTGTAAATAATGATTGATTACTGTTTCTAATATTTAACTCACCCTCTTTGGTTTAACATTGAGGGTGAATTTTTTTCACGTATCACGCGCATTTTATTATTATATTGAAGTTGACAAGCGCTATATCTTATCTATTTAAGACCATTCTTTAATTAGGTGATTTTTTTCTTTTCTTATTCTCTGCATTATTCAGAATAAACCTATTTTGTGATTATTATCACAACAACCAGACGATCATTAATAGTCTGCCCTTTTATATTTTGTCTTTTTTTTCTTCTATTTCATTATTTTTTAATGTAAAACTCAATATCTCGGTGATTTAATCCATATATTTAAGAAAATATAGCGCAACCTGTAACATCATTATTTAATTATCCTAATCATCACCTTAATATTCCCTCTTTCACTCAAGAAAAATAAAAAAACCTTTAATAATAATCAGTTAATTAACCCGAAATAATCCGCTAGATAGACACCCAATTTCTGATAATATAAAATGTATATTAATTTTATATCTTTATTTTTAGCCTTAAAGCCTATTTACGGATAAGCCAACTTACCCATAGATAATCTTGCCTAGCGGAATGATCGTCGTGAATAAAGCATTCTTACGAAGTGGTAAATTAGAAAATTACCTCCCTATGGGAGAAAATGGACAGGCTGTTTATATCTCTGCCCTGCAACTGCGTGAAACTCTGCGTTTAAGAGGAAAGGCACATATTTCTCAATGTCTTGCGATCCCTCAACCCAATGAAACGGGTGAGCGCATTGACTGGTATTCACCAATTGACGGCTCTGTTATTCCTTGGTCTGCGGCTTCAGAAGAAGAGCGCACCGCCGCTTATACTCTACTGAAACAAAATCAAGATGACTTAATCGCCTTTAGCGAAAAAGAACAGCAAAGGGCTGGAAATAAAGAGAGTCAGCTTTTTGGCGCACTGCTCAGTAAAACTATCCAATTTCCTGACGAAAACCATATTTTTATTGTTGATGGGCAGCCAATTATTACCTTTTGGGGCTTTGTCAGCGCTAATCAACAACTGAGAGTTGACCCTGTTGCTTGCTTAAAACCAGCTGTCGCGCCAATCGCACCAACATCAACAGTGGTTCCACCAGCACAAGAAAAAGTCATCATTACTGAGACTAAACGTCCTTGGTGGCGTTTCTTATGGTGGCTGTTACCTTTATTATTACTGCTACTCGCTATTTTCTTCTTAAGAGGCTGTTTCTCAACGCCAGCGTTACCTACGGTCGATATTAAAACGCCAGATATTGAAGCGCCTAAATTACCCGATCCGACACTTGAAAAGCCGAAAGTTCCCACAGTAGTAACCAACGGTCACACCGTCGGTGTGCCAACAGGCACCATTCACACAGGAACATTAGGCACTGTGGATGCGAATGGAAATGTGATTAATGGCACTGACGGTAACGGTGCGGTGGTTGATCCTAATACGGGCTTACCTGTAGTTGATCCTCAAACAGACAATAACCAAGGTGCCTTACCTAAAGGAACATTACCTGAAAATGCACAACAGCCGGATGTACCACCGGTTGATCCTGCTGCACAAAATGAGCAACCGAAAACAGATAACAACCCAAATACAGGGAATGAGAACAACACGCCTAACCCTCCTGTTGATCCCAATGCCCCACCCGATGTCACACCGCCTACAACAGCGGATAACACAACACCACTGACTATTCCTGCGAATGCATTAGCGAATGGCTCCACTCAATTCCTAAATGGTCAATGGAAAGCTGGGGCGGGAATTCAAGACCAAAAAACAGGTAAACCACTGAGCCTGAATTACCAACTAGATAATGGTAAAGGACAAGTCGTAATGACACGCAGTGATGGCGTGACCTGCAAAGCGCCTGTCAACGCAGCCGTTAATCAAGGTGGATTAAATATTAATAACCAAGGTCAGGCTCTGTGTAGTGATGGTTCAAACTATTTGATGCCAAATATTATTTGCCAGCCAGGAAGCCAAAATATTGCTGATTGCCAAGGGAAATATGAAAACAGTCAGCCATTCCCATTATCAATGAAGCGGGAGAATAACTAATTCATGTTAGCGCCACTGACCGATTATAAAGACAAAATTACCCTTATCCGAGACAGTAATATTCAGTTTCTGGATTTCGGTTTTAAGCTACCACAGCGCAAAGAGTACGGTGAGTTTGTTAAAAAAGGCGAAAACGGCCCGTTAATGCGACTCATCTATAATGAAAGAGACGATAACTATCTTTATCCTGCACCTAAAAATCAGCCTCAAACACCAAGAGAAGCTGAATTTAGTTTCTCCCTTGAAGAGTCATTAACACTATTAAATGACACATGGCTGCCAGTGCCATTTTTCCGTTTTAATCCACCACGCGCATTCTCTCAAGGCCCTGATAACTGGGTAAGAATGATGTTCCATCAACTGCCAGAGCCAGATGAAGATGGGCATACACACCGCGTTGTTGTGGCATTTGATACTCGTATTGAGCCAAATCGCACCAATACCGCGTATCTGGCACCAAACGAAGAAGATGTTCGCTCTGGTGTTGCTTTTGCGCTGGCCTATTTAGGTTATGAAGTTGAGAACTTCCTTGAAACACCGTGGATTGATGGTTGGTTAAAGGAAGTCTTTAGCGAAAGAGCGCTGGCTGTCACCAAAATGTACCATGATGAACTTGAAGATGCGCTCAAAGAGTTTCAACATCAGGCACATTATCTCAATTTACTTAATATTTTAGGTGAGAAACTACACTTACCTGAAATCAAAATTAACGAAACTAAACCACAAGAGCCAGCGATTGAAGTTGATCTTATTCTTGATGTGGGTAACTCACGCACTTGTGGGATCTTAATTGAAGATCACATCAATGATAACAAAGGGTTAACGCAACTCTATGAAATGACTCTGCGTGATCTCAGCCACCCTTATCAAATCTATAATGAGCCATTTGAAAGCCGTGTTGAATTTGCACAAGCTGAATTTGGTAAACAAGATTTTTCAGTTAATAGCGGTCGTAACAATGCCTTTATGTGGCCCACGATTGGTCGCGTTGGTCCTGAAGCCAATCGCATGGCAGCACAACGCTTAGGTACTGAAGGCTCTACGGGTATTTCCAGCC comes from the Proteus appendicitidis genome and includes:
- a CDS encoding vWA domain-containing protein, translated to MNRISRLTADITRADFALTHQQQLLQLLTQHFPTKYRSLFATPEKKSDDVVEWYSPVSGNPVALTSLQGQEQQEIRRILDERLNDIKTQTALLASQNRITDEERHILDTASTLPDSESVYIINGQPVITWWPRTTPLPPPIAQVTAGASAAAAGAALANIPAKTRNRWLRWLLLLLFLLFLILLASWLKGCFDPKAFPPVVEEKPAVVIPPQPEPVPEPEPIPEPAPEPEPEPEPVPEPTPVPEPEPAPKPVPVKKLTPLEACVQDEVKKTGVTEKTANATCENRLANKIKQMCPADRPAELAPQVILIFDASGSMALSMSLTESDLDYIASTGQLFPGYDAEPRRITTARNAAIKIINNIPSDMKITTVVASDCGVVKSSPAYGGNERSKLLSYIKRIEPDSGTPLAESIKRAGNLIKGNNRDTIIVLLSDGLESCDQDPCAAARTLKRAHPRAVINVVDILGTGAGNCVANATGGQVFTARNANEVSLMTRKAIEDYIPKNCK
- a CDS encoding class I SAM-dependent methyltransferase, giving the protein MTNKINNNQLLNDVTRYWNIRAESYSESNQQELLSEKQQKWRHLLLGHIKEGETLKVLDIGTGPGFFAILLALSGHDVTAIDATQGMLLEAKHNAQTHQANIQFIRGDVHQLPFASEQFDLVVSRNVTWNLKAPEQAYSEWFRVLKPGGSLINFDANWYLHLFDENYWQGFVADRERSAEKQVEDHYVNTDTKEMERIARQLPLSQIKRPQWDINTLLEVGFSRYMIDTQIGDFVWNEEEKINYGSTPMFMIHAQKQRIDD
- the nikA gene encoding nickel ABC transporter substrate-binding protein, whose product is MKPLFSVFPTLLLTLACAFPALADKSNNMLDYASTKDIRDINPHLYSGEMAAQNMVFESLVLNTEKGVAPYLAERWDISPDGKNYTFFLRHDVTFSDGEPFNAKAVKLNIEAVLDNYERHAWLELVRQIDNVEIVDEFTVKLNLKNPYYPTLTELGLTRPFRFISPNSFINGKTKTGVANYIGTGPWVLTEHKKDQYAQFKVNPNYWGEKPVLNGVMWRVIPDRQTMLLSLQKGDIQLIFGADGDMLDMDSFEALMASDKFKTEMSAPIASRAIVLNSSRAMTSSQKVRQALQYAVDKEGIAQGILAGSEKVADTLMARSVPYCDFASPTYAYQPTKAIELLEAEGWVLPKGQAIREKQGEKLQLLLSYNVNNAVEKEIAELIQDDFKKIGVGLTILGEEKQAYLDRQKNGDFDLQYSLSWGTPYDPASFVSSFRIPAHADYQGQKGLANKAQLDAMIGELLITPNEARRQELYKTLFTSLAAQAVYIPLTYSRTKAIHRSELENVGFNPSQYEIPFEKMRFKP
- a CDS encoding SrfA family protein, with the translated sequence MNKAFLRSGKLENYLPMGENGQAVYISALQLRETLRLRGKAHISQCLAIPQPNETGERIDWYSPIDGSVIPWSAASEEERTAAYTLLKQNQDDLIAFSEKEQQRAGNKESQLFGALLSKTIQFPDENHIFIVDGQPIITFWGFVSANQQLRVDPVACLKPAVAPIAPTSTVVPPAQEKVIITETKRPWWRFLWWLLPLLLLLLAIFFLRGCFSTPALPTVDIKTPDIEAPKLPDPTLEKPKVPTVVTNGHTVGVPTGTIHTGTLGTVDANGNVINGTDGNGAVVDPNTGLPVVDPQTDNNQGALPKGTLPENAQQPDVPPVDPAAQNEQPKTDNNPNTGNENNTPNPPVDPNAPPDVTPPTTADNTTPLTIPANALANGSTQFLNGQWKAGAGIQDQKTGKPLSLNYQLDNGKGQVVMTRSDGVTCKAPVNAAVNQGGLNINNQGQALCSDGSNYLMPNIICQPGSQNIADCQGKYENSQPFPLSMKRENN